In one Janibacter cremeus genomic region, the following are encoded:
- a CDS encoding sulfotransferase family 2 domain-containing protein: MPVFRQGERKFLFIHIPKTGGSSIERAFADAGWDTLYRDGRVGRRSWNDIRRCTPQHMHREMLEALFRIERFDGVFTVVRDPMARIKSEYLWRHRTAEFSIDGRSVEKWTAGSFARYAKDPFLFDNHLRPQVDFLVDRAEVFRFEDGLDQMAAALNKKWDLGLPEQLPRVREGSSTTKYASKDVEVTPGMRDLVHDMYGEDYARFGYEG; this comes from the coding sequence ATGCCTGTATTCCGTCAGGGCGAACGCAAGTTCCTCTTCATCCACATCCCCAAGACAGGTGGCTCCAGCATCGAGCGGGCCTTTGCCGATGCCGGGTGGGACACGCTCTACCGCGACGGCCGGGTCGGCCGCAGGTCATGGAACGACATCCGCCGGTGCACGCCCCAGCACATGCACCGCGAGATGCTGGAGGCGCTCTTCCGGATCGAGCGGTTCGACGGTGTCTTCACGGTCGTGCGGGACCCGATGGCGCGCATCAAGTCCGAGTACCTGTGGCGGCACCGCACGGCCGAGTTCTCCATCGACGGCCGGTCGGTCGAGAAGTGGACCGCCGGCTCCTTCGCCCGGTACGCGAAGGATCCCTTCCTCTTCGACAACCACCTGCGACCGCAGGTCGACTTCCTGGTCGACCGCGCTGAGGTCTTCCGCTTCGAGGACGGCCTGGACCAGATGGCGGCCGCCCTGAACAAGAAGTGGGACCTCGGACTCCCGGAGCAGCTTCCGCGGGTGCGCGAGGGCAGCTCCACGACGAAGTACGCCAGCAAGGACGTCGAGGTCACGCCGGGGATGCGTGACCTCGTGCACGACATGTACGGCGAGGACTACGCGAGGTTCGGGTACGAGGGGTGA
- a CDS encoding glycosyltransferase — MELRVVDAVKTLKSARRVGSQEWRAYWHERPLDDNSVFYESFAGNGVLCNPEAVFRALVDDPEFAHLTHVWSLSPQMWTSGIRAEFAQHPRVRFVRYKSPQYYRALSTSRYLFNNATFPPEFIKRDGQVYVNTWHGTPFKTMGYDEPGGGPNARNVIRNFLSADYLLAANRFMAERMYEEAYRLTNIHPGRIITEGSPRVDRQFLDEAGRDRVRGRLTAAGVALGDDQKVVLYAPTWRGESFQQPANDVVLLAKRVRELKRQLPSEQQVLLRVHQQVYTFALEHPELSDILVPNEIPSNEVLGITDVLVTDYSSIFFDFLATGRPIVFFAPDMSAYDGYRGLYLDTKHLPGPLVRTAGQLARVLVADGSGAEDDPAVSHRDAYDAARERFASREDGRACERIIDVVLRGSTRDHDVRPVRSDGRTRVLMYLGGMRSNGITTSALNLLNNIDHDRYDVSVFYQYSGSDEIRANEARIHPRVRVLPRIGAMLWSLRTEGQRTKALQGGERVREESLDQAERMFAHEWRRCFGLAEFDHIVDFSGYAAFWALLLRQGAAQSHSIWLHNDLKADQMREVDGRRPHEANLGSVFNAYAGYDHLVSVSSALMEINRANLAEAAPAEKHTFARNTIDAGYISRMAYGERNEAGEEPTAATVPAGDLSFAVRTLADVHGLDPLEAAVERHRTVSEVIPPADGVRTFVTVGRLSPEKNHERLIRAFALVHQDNPATRLVIIGGGPLEGYLVEVVRDLGLSDAVTIAGQRSNPHVVLSKADVFVLSSDYEGQPMVILEARVLGLPVVATKFDSVGGALPEGVGLVVERDEVALAEGMRAALLGEVPNPAFDAAAYNAEATEDFYRVLGSAPVSREA, encoded by the coding sequence ATGGAATTGCGCGTTGTCGACGCCGTGAAGACCCTGAAGAGCGCCCGCCGCGTCGGGTCGCAGGAGTGGCGCGCCTACTGGCACGAGCGCCCCCTGGACGACAACAGCGTCTTCTACGAGTCCTTCGCCGGCAACGGAGTGCTGTGCAACCCGGAGGCGGTCTTCCGGGCGCTGGTCGACGACCCCGAGTTCGCCCACCTGACGCACGTCTGGTCGTTGTCGCCGCAGATGTGGACCTCGGGGATCCGGGCAGAGTTCGCGCAGCACCCGCGGGTGCGCTTCGTGCGGTACAAGTCGCCCCAGTACTACCGGGCCCTGTCCACGTCCCGGTACCTGTTCAACAACGCGACCTTCCCTCCGGAATTCATCAAGCGCGACGGTCAGGTCTACGTCAACACCTGGCACGGAACCCCGTTCAAGACGATGGGATACGACGAGCCGGGAGGCGGCCCGAACGCCCGCAACGTCATCCGCAACTTCCTCTCCGCCGACTACCTGCTCGCAGCGAACCGATTCATGGCCGAGCGGATGTACGAGGAGGCCTATCGGCTGACCAACATCCACCCCGGACGGATCATCACCGAGGGCTCGCCGCGCGTGGACCGGCAGTTCCTGGACGAGGCGGGCCGTGACCGGGTGCGTGGCCGGCTCACGGCGGCCGGTGTCGCGCTCGGTGATGACCAGAAGGTCGTGCTCTACGCCCCGACGTGGCGTGGGGAGTCCTTCCAGCAGCCGGCCAATGACGTCGTGCTGCTCGCGAAGCGGGTCCGCGAGCTCAAGCGCCAGCTTCCGTCGGAGCAGCAGGTGCTGCTACGGGTGCACCAGCAGGTGTACACCTTCGCGCTCGAGCACCCGGAGCTGTCCGACATCCTCGTCCCGAACGAGATCCCGAGCAACGAGGTGCTCGGGATCACCGACGTGCTCGTGACCGACTACTCCAGCATCTTCTTCGACTTCCTCGCCACGGGACGGCCCATCGTCTTCTTCGCGCCGGACATGAGCGCCTACGACGGATACCGCGGCCTCTACCTCGACACCAAGCACCTGCCCGGACCACTCGTGCGGACGGCCGGCCAGCTCGCACGGGTCCTCGTGGCCGATGGGTCCGGCGCGGAGGACGACCCGGCGGTCAGCCACCGCGATGCCTATGACGCCGCCCGCGAACGCTTCGCCTCCCGGGAGGACGGCCGGGCCTGCGAGCGGATCATCGATGTCGTGCTCCGAGGCAGCACGCGCGACCACGACGTCCGTCCCGTGCGGTCTGACGGACGCACCCGGGTGCTGATGTACCTCGGTGGCATGCGCTCCAACGGCATCACGACCTCGGCGCTGAACCTGCTGAACAACATCGACCACGATCGCTACGACGTCTCCGTGTTCTACCAGTACTCCGGGTCGGACGAGATACGGGCCAACGAGGCCAGGATCCATCCACGGGTGCGCGTCCTCCCGCGCATCGGGGCGATGCTGTGGTCACTGCGGACCGAGGGCCAGCGGACGAAGGCGCTCCAGGGCGGCGAGCGCGTCCGTGAGGAGTCCCTCGATCAGGCGGAGCGCATGTTCGCGCACGAGTGGCGGCGGTGCTTCGGGCTGGCGGAGTTCGACCACATCGTCGACTTCAGTGGCTACGCCGCCTTCTGGGCCCTGCTGCTGCGCCAGGGGGCGGCGCAGAGCCACTCGATCTGGCTGCACAACGACCTCAAGGCCGACCAGATGCGGGAGGTGGACGGTCGCCGACCCCACGAGGCGAACCTCGGGTCGGTGTTCAACGCCTATGCCGGCTACGACCACCTCGTCTCGGTCTCCTCGGCACTGATGGAGATCAACCGGGCGAACCTCGCGGAGGCCGCGCCGGCCGAGAAGCACACCTTCGCCCGCAACACCATCGATGCCGGCTACATCTCCCGGATGGCCTACGGCGAGCGGAACGAGGCCGGTGAGGAGCCCACGGCGGCGACGGTGCCGGCCGGCGACCTCTCCTTCGCTGTCCGGACGCTCGCGGACGTGCACGGACTGGACCCGCTCGAGGCCGCCGTGGAGCGCCACCGCACGGTCAGTGAGGTGATCCCGCCTGCGGACGGGGTGCGCACGTTCGTCACGGTCGGTCGGCTGTCGCCGGAGAAGAACCACGAGCGCCTCATCCGCGCCTTCGCCCTCGTCCACCAGGACAACCCGGCCACCCGACTGGTCATCATCGGCGGGGGGCCCCTCGAGGGCTACCTCGTCGAGGTGGTGCGTGACCTGGGGCTGAGCGACGCCGTGACCATCGCCGGTCAGCGGAGCAACCCGCACGTCGTGCTGTCGAAGGCGGACGTCTTCGTCCTCTCCAGCGACTACGAGGGCCAGCCGATGGTGATCCTCGAGGCACGGGTGCTCGGACTGCCGGTGGTTGCGACGAAGTTCGACTCGGTCGGTGGCGCGCTGCCCGAGGGCGTCGGGCTCGTCGTGGAGCGTGACGAGGTGGCCCTGGCCGAAGGCATGCGGGCCGCCCTGCTCGGCGAGGTGCCGAACCCGGCGTTCGACGCAGCCGCATACAACGCGGAGGCGACGGAGGACTTCTACCGGGTGCTCGGGTCGGCGCCGGTCTCCCGCGAGGCCTGA